In Oryza glaberrima chromosome 8, OglaRS2, whole genome shotgun sequence, the following are encoded in one genomic region:
- the LOC127782843 gene encoding probable alpha,alpha-trehalose-phosphate synthase [UDP-forming] 9, with amino-acid sequence MPSLPNSGDEGGAPPPTPPPPGARRVVVAHRLPLRADPNPGALHGFDFSLDPHALPLQLSHGVPRPVIFVGVLPSAVAEAVQASDELAADLLARFSCYPVFLPAKLHADFYDGFCKHYMWPHLHYLLPLAPSYGSGGGLPFNGDLYRAFLTVNTHFAERVFELLNPDEDLVFVHDYHLWAFPTFLRHKSPRARIGFFLHSPFPSSELFRAIPVREDLLRALLNADLVGFHTFDYARHFLSACSRVLGLSNRSRRGYIGIEYFGRTVVVKILSVGIDMGQLRAVLPLPETVAKANEIADKYRGRQLMLGVDDMDLFKGIGLKLLAMERLLESRADLRGQVVLVQINNPARSLGRDVDEVRAEVLAIRDRINARFGWAGYEPVVVIDGAMPMHDKVAFYTSADICIVNAVRDGLNRIPYFYTVCRQEGPVPTAPAGKPRQSAIIVSEFVGCSPSLSGAIRVNPWNVDDVADAMNTALRMSDGEKQLRQEKHYRYVSTHDVVYWAQSFDQDLQKACKDNSSMVILNFGLGMGFRVVALGPSFKKLSPELIDQAYRQTGNRLILLDYDGTVMPQGLINKAPSEEVIRTLNELCSDPMNTVFVVSGRGKDELAEWFAPCDEKLGISAEHGYFTRWSRDSPWESCKLVTHFNWKNIAGPVMKHYSDATDGSYIEVKETSLVWHYEEADPDFGSCQAKELQDHLQNVLANEPVFVKSGHQIVEVNPQGVGKGVAVRNLISTMGNRGSLPDFILCIGDDRSDEDMFEAMISPSPAFPETAEIFPCTVGNKPSLAKYYLDDPADVVKMLQGLTDSPTQQQPRPPVSFENSLDD; translated from the exons ATGCCCTCCCTCCCCAACTccggcgacgagggcggcgcgccgcctccgactccgccgccgccgggggcgcgCCGCGTGGTGGtcgcccaccgcctccccctccgcgcGGATCCCAATCCGGGCGCGCTGCACGGGTTCGACTTCTCCCTCGACCCGCACGCGCTCCCGCTCCAGCTCTCCCATGGCGTCCCCCGCCCCGTCATCTTCGTCGGCGTgctcccctccgccgtcgccgaggccgTCCAGGCGTCCGACGAGCTCGCGGCCGATCTCCTCGCGCGGTTCTCATGCTACCCGGTGTTCCTCCCCGCCAAGCTCCACGCCGACTTCTACGACGGCTTCTGCAAGCACTACATGTGGCCGCATCTCCACTATctcctcccgctcgcgccctcctacggcagcggcggcggcctccccttCAACGGCGACCTCTACCGCGCCTTCCTCACCGTCAACACCCACTTCGCCGAGCGCGTGTTCGAGCTCCTCAACCCCGACGAGGACCTGGTGTTCGTCCACGACTACCACCTCTGGGCGTTCCCCACCTTCCTCCGCCACAAATCCCCGCGCGCCCGCATAGGTTTCTTCCTCCactctcccttcccctcctccgaGCTCTTCCGCGCCATCCCCGTCCGCGAGGACCTCCTCCGCGCCCTCCTCAACGCCGATCTCGTGGGCTTCCACACCTTCGATTACGCGCGCCACTTCCTCTCCGCGTGCTCCAGGGTCCTCGGCCTCTCCAACCGCTCGCGCCGCGGCTACATCGGGATCGAGTACTTCGGCCGCACGGTGGTCGTCAAGATCCTCTCCGTTGGCATCGACATGGGCCAGCTCCGCGCGGTTCTGCCGTTGCCGGAGACGGTCGCCAAGGCCAACGAGATTGCTGACAAGTACAGGGGACGACAGCTGATGCTCGGCGTGGACGACATGGATTTGTTCAAGGGGATTGGGCTCAAGCTCTTGGCCATGGAGAGGCTGCTGGAGTCGCGGGCGGACTTGCGTGGCCAGGTGGTCCTCGTGCAGATCAACAACCCGGCGCGGAGCCTTGGCCGCGACGTCGACGAGGTCCGCGCGGAGGTGCTGGCGATCCGTGACCGGATCAATGCCCGGTTCGGCTGGGCGGGGTACGAGCCGGTGGTTGTGATCGACGGCGCCATGCCGATGCACGACAAGGTGGCGTTCTACACGTCCGCGGACATCTGCATCGTGAATGCCGTGCGCGACGGGCTGAACAGGATACCGTACTTCTACACCGTGTGCCGGCAGGAGGGCCCGGTTCCCACCGCTCCTGCCGGGAAGCCGAGGCAGAGCGCCATCATCGTGTCAGAGTTTGTCGGGTGCTCGCCGTCGCTGAGCGGCGCGATCCGCGTCAACCCCTGGAACGTGGACGACGTCGCGGACGCCATGAACACGGCGCTGAGGATGAGCGACGGCGAGAAGCAGCTGCGCCAGGAGAAGCACTACAGGTACGTGAGCACGCACGACGTCGTCTACTGGGCGCAGTCGTTCGACCAGGACCTGCAGAAGGCCTGCAAGGACAACTCGTCCATGGTGATCCTCAACTTCGGCCTCGGCATGGGCTTCCGCGTCGTCGCGCTCGGCCCCAGCTTCAAGAAACTCTCACCCGAGCTCATTGACCAAGCATACCGCCAGACTGGCAACAGGCTCATCTTACTGGACTACGATGGCACAGTGATGCCACAGGGGCTGATCAACAAGGCGCCCAGTGAGGAAGTGATCCGTACTCTGAATGAACTGTGCTCTGATCCGATGAACACCGTTTTCGTCGTCAGCGGGCGGGGCAAGGATGAACTGGCTGAATGGTTTGCACCATGCGACGAGAAGCTGGGGATCTCTGCAGAGCACGGCTACTTCACAAG GTGGAGCAGGGATTCTCCCTGGGAGTCATGCAAGTTGGTGACACATTTTAATTGGAAGAACATCGCAGGGCCTGTAATGAAGCACTACAGTGATGCAACCGATGGGTCATACATCGAGGTTAAAGAAACATCACTAGTGTGGCACTATGAGGAAGCCGATCCGGATTTTGGATCATGCCAGGCCAAAGAGCTCCAGGACCACCTGCAGAATGTGCTTGCGAACGAGCCAGTCTTTGTGAAGAGCGGCCATCAGATTGTGGAAGTTAATCCTCAG GGTGTGGGCAAAGGAGTCGCCGTGCGTAATCTCATTTCAACCATGGGAAATCGTGGCAGCTTGCCAGATTTCATCCTCTGCATCGGCGATGACCGGTCGGATGAAGACATGTTCGAGGCTATGATCAGCCCTTCGCCTGCGTTCCCGGAGACTGCAGAGATCTTCCCCTGCACTGTCGGCAACAAGCCGAGCTTGGCCAAGTACTACCTGGATGACCCGGCTGATGTTGTGAAGATGCTCCAGGGCCTGACGGACTCGCCGACCCAGCAGCAACCGCGGCCCCCCGTCTCGTTCGAAAACTCGCTAGATGATTGA
- the LOC127781211 gene encoding RING-H2 finger protein ATL13-like, which translates to MSHYTMHAHINYTALPPTSPLQLPLPYLPPPPPPPQPPLLQLQPPPPSSPVSFDTAFQSRISPSILLIILILAVIFFVSGLLHLLVRFILRPAPRDAGDADSGDANVTAFQGQLQQLFHLHDAGVDQSFIDTLPVFLYGAVVGAGRKDPFDCAVCLCEFADDDRLRLLPKCSHAFHVDCIDTWLLSHSTCPLCRRSLLADFSPYGGGCSPLLFVLESGSEGSISDRLDAASSAHLSLVMEQEEEAEPEQKHAEAAEKADEVVVSVKLGKFRSQATEVAAAGGGGGSSSANPEQDVRRCYSMGTYEYVMDERSLLRVAVKPPAKKRPTTQMPGHRVAMSECDCHSKRESFRGLDALPGGKLAQAQPPKPPAKVGKKESFSFSKIWMRGAPRIRKDGASSRRASSFRLSSVLQRAASDVGATAAPKPLRPDVVSPVTESEYNVSAWDKSEKSASGSVADWDLESAAATAAVPGAGAGNGLSSRADEAPSFARRTLLWIRGHL; encoded by the coding sequence atgagccACTACACAATGCATGCGCACATCAACTACACCGCCctgccgccgacgtcgccgctgCAGCTCCCGCTTCCGtacctcccgccgcctcctccgccgccgcagccgccattGCTGcagctccagccgccgccgccgtcgtcgccggtgtcATTTGACACGGCGTTCCAGAGCAGGATCAGCCCTAGCATCCTGCTGATAATCTTGATCTTGGCTGTTATTTTCTTCGTCTCCGGGCTCCTGCATCTGCTCGTCCGGTTCATCCTCCGCCCGGCGCCGCgtgacgccggcgacgccgacagcggcgacgcgaacGTGACCGCCTTCCAGGGGCAGCTCCAGCAGCTGTTCCACCTCCACGACGCCGGCGTGGACCAGTCCTTCATCGACACGCTGCCGGTGTTCCTCtacggcgccgtcgtcggcgccggcaggAAGGACCCGTTCGACTGCGCGGTCTGCCTCTGCGagttcgccgacgacgaccgcctCCGGCTCCTCCCCAAGTGCAGCCACGCCTTCCACGTCGACTGCATCGACACGTGGCTGCTGTCGCACTCCACCTGCCCGCTctgccgccgcagcctcctCGCCGACTTCTCCCCCTACGGCGGTGGCTGCAGCCCGCTGCTGTTCGTGCTCGAGTCCGGCTCGGAGGGCTCCATCTCCGATCGCCTCGACGCGGCGTCGTCGGCTCATCTCAGCCTCGTCATGGAGCAGGAGGAAGAAGCAGAGCCGGAACAGAAGCATGCagaggcggcggagaaggcggacGAGGTGGTCGTCTCCGTCAAGCTTGGCAAGTTTCGGAGTCAGGCCAccgaagtcgccgccgccggcggcggcggcggcagcagcagcgccaaCCCCGAGCAGGACGTGCGGCGTTGCTACTCCATGGGGACGTACGAGTACGTCATGGACGAGAGGTCTCTGCTCCGCGTCGCCGTGAAGCCGCCGGCCAAGAAGCGCCCCACGACGCAGATGCCGGGCCACCGGGTCGCCATGTCGGAGTGCGACTGCCACTCCAAGCGGGAGAGCTTCCGCGGCCTCGACGCGCTGCCCGGCGGCAAGCTCGCGCAGGCGCAGCCGCCGAAGCCGCCGGCCAAGGTGGGGAAGAAGGAGAGCTTCTCCTTCTCCAAGATATGGATGCGCGGCGCGCCGCGGATCAGGAAGGACGGCGCGTCCTCCCGGCGCGCGTCGTCGTTCCGGCTCTCCTCCGTGCTGCAGCGCGCGGCGAGCGACGTCGGGGCAACGGCGGCGCCGAAGCCGCTGCGCCCGGACGTCGTGAGCCCCGTCACGGAGTCGGAGTACAACGTGTCGGCGTGGGACAAGAGCGAGAAGAGCGCGAGCGGCAGCGTCGCGGACTGGGACCTcgagtccgccgccgccacggcggccgtCCCCGGCGCAGGCGCCGGCAACGGGCTCAGCTCGAGGGCCGACGAGGCGCCGTCGTTCGCGCGGCGGACGCTGCTGTGGATCCGAGGACACCTGTGA
- the LOC127783103 gene encoding LOW QUALITY PROTEIN: uncharacterized protein LOC127783103 (The sequence of the model RefSeq protein was modified relative to this genomic sequence to represent the inferred CDS: inserted 1 base in 1 codon; substituted 1 base at 1 genomic stop codon), whose product MRPRPRLVARGAALLTHADQASFGFRSVAFLLAHSHAHKVAAYLFTVLVIEPTKPLACDPTSLPKLPPSKEYNAKLRGKEAIRQNTTAIGGKGSMSVKPGRNKPSKAAPAQDAIGGGAHRRAPAVAVDVDPPRVVLVFGGGPIRVGAELLDAVPSLRCIITISAGINHIDLRECACRGVQVVNAGGVYSTDVADYAVGPSGDVFLLLISFSTATDLAASSNVLVVACAPTAETQHIVDXGVLDTXVGVVVNVVCGANIDEAELVRALAEGRVAGVGLEVFEDEPNVPPELRAMDNVVLRRLAPPPRPSPALPAATRAALSAGERKGIERRGKREDR is encoded by the exons ATGAGACCACGCCCCCGACTGGTCGCACGCGGGGCTGCGCTGCTCACGCACGCTGACCAGGCGAGCTTCGGGTTCCGCTccgtcgccttcctcctcgcGCATAGCCACGCCCACAAGGTCGCTGCCTACCTCTTCACAGTGCTCGTCATCGAGCC GACAAAGCCGCTGGCGTGTGACCCGACGAGCTTGCCCAAGCTCCCGCCGAGCAAGGAGTACAACGCCAAGCTCCGTGGTAAGGAGGCCATCAGGCAAAACACGACAGCCATCGGAGGCAAGGGCTCCATGTCCGTCAAACCGGGGAGGAACAAGCCGTCGAAGGCGGCGCCAGCACAGGACGCCATTGGaggaggagctcaccggcgcgcgCCTG CGGTGGCCGTCGACGTCGACCCACCTCGCGTCGTCCTCGTCTTCGGCGGCGGGCCCATCCGCGTCGGCGCCGAGCTCCTCGACGCCGTCCCGTCGCTCCGCTGCATCATCACCATCAGCGCGGGGATCAACCACATCGACCTCCGCGAGTGCGCGTGTCGCGGCGTACAGGTCGTCAACGCCGGCGGGGTCTACTCCACCGATGTCGCCGACTACGCTGTCGGCCCT TCTGGGGATGTCTTTCTTTTGTTGATTTCTTTTTCAACCGCCACCGACCTCGCCGCGAGCTCCAACGTGCTCGTCGTGGCGTGCGCGCCGACGGCGGAGACGCAGCACATCGTGGACTAGGGTGTGCTGGACA CCGTGGGCGTGGTCGTGAACGTGGTGTGCGGCGCCAACATCGACGAGGCGGAGTTGGTGCGTGCGCTGGCGGAGGGAAGGGTCGCCGGCGTGGGGTTGGAAGTGTTCGAGGACGAGCCCAACGTGCCACCGGAGCTGAGGGCCATGGACAACGTGGTGCTCCGCCGGCTAGCCCCTCCGCCCCGCCCGTCGCCTGCTCTGCCGGCTGCCACTCGCGCCGCTCTATCCGCCGGAGAGAGGaaagggatagagagaagagggaagagagaggatagatag